In Topomyia yanbarensis strain Yona2022 chromosome 2, ASM3024719v1, whole genome shotgun sequence, one DNA window encodes the following:
- the LOC131685272 gene encoding collagen alpha-1(III) chain-like translates to MTSCIGGRYDGPIGGMHCDYIQPSQQQQQHLYAGGGGMPKKSEPGEITGLGRSKKMNKLEAGGGPGQQQSRPGSVGDADLMSSFGLKDDGSPIMKGGPPGNGPGPLQISDSCSINSSVANSGPGIDTMSKMGPGMGQDVHPDGVKMNQGIPGMMSNKPSNKLEYTQQQSQIFVFSTALANKGAEAVHSGQFRSIIAYHCAQMQKQNRLGNCGPEDGVGAMSPWMDHGHGSPDHHMRMNQGPGSGIPQDGVKKSATIHHTPNSCLENDNSVPMFGNEHYMRMGSGPDIGPMGNKKPATIHHTPNPCMDQDGSLPMYPNDGHHMRMQGPETMSKPSTIHHTPNSCMDGPDQPGDHSGGGPGGHPPVIKMENPSPGGPGPGPGSGSHSSSTIIDQMNSLVASLPLMKGGNVLSQSRGHPQPSLQGVKVPDENLTPQQRQHREQQLATIRQMQKIFFPESRGMMDPHGMGMRPQFRGGIPGPDFGGPPNRPLNPAFMNTPLGANGPMGPDGPGPGMINEQIPPMQYNKPGMMNPGMYMGGPGGGPMGPMGGPMGPGGGGPMGPGGPMGPMGPGGPINRMFKPDPDPIFPPMTEMGGGYSSMSNHGGPGPGMFNPGMQRMGVPGGPGPGGPNMMPKMSDQGGPLPHSPLVDDDPLKAGPHQMMLPNAPPQQQSGTPGANGPGSNGTSNPQGTQNPSNNGKSKEQSVSPEHQQQQQQGGPGSQQGPLTPQTPQGGHPTPGGAGGPLTPQTSMANT, encoded by the exons ATGACCAGTTGCATCGGTGGAAGATATG ATGGTCCAATAGGTGGAATGCATTGCGATTATATACAGCCGtcgcagcaacagcagcagcacttGTACGCCGGAGGAGGAGGAATGCCTAAAAAGTCGGAACCGGGGGAAATTACTGGACTGGGTCGTAGTAAGAAGATGAACAAGTTAGAAGCGGGTGGTGGACCAGGACAACAACAGTCCCGACCGGGTTCTGTGGGAGATGCTGATTTGATGAGTAGTTTTGGTTTGAAGGATGATGGTTCACCAATAATGAAAGGTGGGCCCCCTGGTAACGGACCAGGACCACTGCAGATATCGGATTCGTGTAGTATCAACAGCAGTGTAGCAAACAGTGGACCAGGCATTGACACGATGTCGAAGATGGGGCCCGGTATGGGCCAAGATGTGCATCCGGATGGAGTGAAAATGAACCAAGGGATTCCGGGGATGATGTCAAACAAACCATCAAATAAACTGGAATACACACAGCAGCAGAGCCAAATTTTTGTGTTTAGTACGGCTCTGGCTAACAAGGGAGCGGAAGCTGTACACAGCGGGCAATTCCGCTCGATTATTGCATATCACTGTGCACAAATGCAGAAGCAAAACCGGTTGGGAAACTGTGGACCTGAAGATGGGGTGGGCGCAATGTCACCGTGGATGGATCATGGACATGGCTCTCCGGATCATCACATGAGGATGAATCAAGGTCCAGGGTCGGGAATACCGCAGGATGGTGTAAAAAAGTCGGCCACTATACATCACACGCCAAATTCCTGCCTGGAGAACGACAACTCGGTGCCAATGTTCGGGAATGAGCACTATATGCGGATGGGTTCCGGACCAGATATTGGTCCGATGGGCAACAAAAAACCGGCCACTATCCATCATACACCGAATCCTTGTATGGATCAGGACGGATCCCTTCCAATGTACCCAAACGATGGGCACCACATGCGAATGCAAGGACCGGAAACAATGTCGAAACCTTCGACTATTCATCACACTCCGAATTCCTGCATGGACGGACCCGATCAGCCAGGTGATCATTCCGGTGGTGGTCCGGGAGGACATCCACCAGTGATCAAGATGGAAAATCCTTCCCCAGGTGGTCCAGGGCCAGGCCCTGGAAGCGGAAGCCACTCCAGTTCAACAATAATCGACCAGATGAACTCTTTGGTTGCCTCACTGCCATTAATGAAGGGTGGTAACGTCTTGTCGCAATCGCGTGGTCATCCACAGCCATCACTGCAAGGGGTAAAAGTACCGGATGAAAACCTCACACCTCAGCAACGACAACATCGGGAGCAACAGCTGGCAACTATCCGACAAatgcagaaaatattttttccagagAGCCGAGGAATGATGGACCCGCATGGAATGGGAATGCGACCACAATTTCGTGGTGGCATCCCGGGTCCTGATTTCGGAGGACCACCTAATCGACCACTCAATCCGGCATTTATGAACACGCCACTGGGAGCAAATGGGCCAATGGGACCAGATGGACCTGGGCCAGGTATGATCAACGAACAGATTCCTCCAATGCAATATAACAAGCCTGGTATGATGAATCCTGGCATGTATATGGGAGGTCCCGGTGGAGGACCGATGGGACCTATGGGTGGCCCAATGGGTCCTGGTGGTGGAGGACCTATGGGTCCTGGTGGGCCTATGGGACCAATGGGTCCTGGTGGTCCCATAAATCGTATGTTTAAACCGGATCCAGACCCGATCTTTCCACCGATGACCGAAATGGGTGGGGGCTACAGCAGTATGAGCAATCACGGTGGTCCTGGTCCGGGAATGTTCAACCCCGGAATGCAACGAATGGGTGTTCCTGGTGGACCAGGACCCGGAGGACCAAACATGATGCCCAAAATGTCGGACCAAGGCGGCCCACTACCCCACTCCCCTCTCGTAGATGACGATCCGTTAAAAGCTGGACCTCATCAGATGATGCTTCCAAATGCTCCACCTCAGCAACAATCTGGTACTCCGGGAGCAAACGGTCCCGGTAGCAATGGAACTTCAAACCCTCAAGGTACTCAAAATCCAAGCAACAACGGTAAATCAAAGGAACAATCCGTGTCTCCAGAGcatcaacagcagcagcagcaaggaGGACCAGGCAGCCAGCAGGGACCACTGACACCTCAGACACCCCAGGGCGGACATCCGACACCGGGTGGCGCGGGAGGACCTCTCACGCCCCAAACGTCGATGGCAAACACTTAA
- the LOC131685274 gene encoding NADH dehydrogenase [ubiquinone] 1 beta subcomplex subunit 8, mitochondrial: MAALIKGLKLASQITPKHTSLFALASRQAHGWNKDFKPGKYPETEKEREAAARKYGLHPSEYQTYPDDGAGFGDYPKLPDTPVEARDPYYPYDFPELKRNLHDPVHVHAGIWGEDRFGSAEPLRFPIANQWFTFLGVMAGCFALYYWLEDYKMFRPVLAKQYPHEGPHYTFEKK; encoded by the exons ATGGCAGCTCTAATCAAAGGATTGAAATTGGCCTCACAAATTACCCCAAAACATACGTCTCTGTTCGCGTTAGCCTCAAGGCAAGCAC ACGGATGGAATAAAGATTTCAAGCCCGGCAAGTACCCAGAAACAGAAAAGGAACGAGAAGCCGCAGCTCGTAAATACGGGTTGCATCCGTCGGAGTATCAAACATATCCTGATGATGGGGCTGGGTTTGGAGACTATCCAAAACTGCCAGACACACCGGTAGAAGCACGCGATCCTTACTATCCATACGATTTTCCTGAGCTTAAGAGAAATTTACATGATCCG GTTCACGTCCACGCAGGCATCTGGGGCGAAGATCGTTTCGGAAGTGCTGAACCGCTGCGCTTTCCGATAGCCAATCAATGGTTCACCTTCCTTGGTGTAATGGCGGGATGTTTCGCACTTTACTACTGGTTGGAGGATTACAAGATGTTCCGACCGGTTTTGGCCAAGCAGTACCCACACGAGGGTCCACACTACACATTTGAAAAGAAGTAA